A window of Nostoc sp. TCL26-01 genomic DNA:
GTAAGCGAATATAATTCAGCGCTTTATCGACATTCTCATCCTCATACCCCAAATCAATGCAGTCTGCCGAGAAAAACTGCTCCAGATCAACTAGAGTCGGGGTGTTCGCCCAAGCTGCTGAACCTAACCCTTCTGTTTTGGCCGACTCAAAACGGCGTTGAATTTCTGGATGATCGTAAAATGCCTTTGTCCCTAACGGAATTAACGATTCAATTGTTTGAGCGAGAAAACCGTCAAACTGTTGTGAACCTAAAACCAACTGCAAGACGATGAGATTTACATCATTACGATGGGCTTTTACTCTATCTTCTCTTTGCTCTAATGGGGTTTTTGATAAATCTAGTGGCTGGACAAGATTGTTCGATTGTTTGGAAATGTCAAAGTAAAAACCGTTGTAGTAAGGGGTAAAATCGCCAAACGTGCCTGAGCCATCGTCATTTGGCAAGTCAATCATCAAAACTGACATATCCAATGCCAAACAATCGGCAATAATTGATGACACTAGAACTGATTTTCCACTTCCCGTTGTCCCAATCACCATCATGTTTTTGGTTCTGGACAAATCAATCTTGACTGGTGAGTGTCCCTCATCGGAGATTAACTCAAATCCCTGGGTGTCAGCAGAGGCTGTCTGCACCGCCGGAGTCAAGCCAATCACTTCACTGGCAAAAAATGATGTTCTCCTGTTATATGGACTTGTTAGTTGTGGTCTTTGCCTCAACAGCAAAGTTTCTAACCAAATCAGCCATGTATATTGCATCTCACGGCTTAATTCCGCAGGTTGGTTCACATAACCTGAAATCAACCTGCAAGCATCGTCTATTTCTTCTGGACTGTCTCTATAAACCAAGATAATCAGTGCGACGTTTTCTGGCACATCACCCGTGTATAGTTGCTTTTGGGCATTCACAGACCACTCAGTGTTAATCTGTGATGCTACGTCGATAGTTTTTCGACTGGCACTGATCTGGGCATTGCGAGATCGCCTTGTAATCAACTGCTGAGTTAACCGCACTATTTTCTGGTCGGCTGGGCTAATCTCTGTAATTATCTCGATATCATAAATAATCTCCCTGGCGAATATATTCCACAGAAATCGCACTTGCGCCGTTGTCGAGACAAACGCCTCTGGTTTTTGTGTGAGCGTTAACACTCCCACATATTTCTGACCATTTTTTGGCGTGGAGAGACATACCCATTTGCGATCTGCAAAGGGAATGCCATTATTTAACAGCACAGATGTTATGTGAGCCGCATCTATATATTGCCCTGGTGATGGCAAAGACTCATGGAATTCTTCTGTCAGCTTTCCATCACTAAAAACTAAAGTATGAGGGACTTTTACTGGTTTTGCTCCTACTTGTAATGATAATCCCTGCCACAATTCCTTTTCAGATTTCGGGGAGGGATTTAAACCCATTGACGACAAGATTTGTTGATGTCTGAGTGATACATTTATCGCTTTCTCCAGAACTTGCATCAAGCTTTTCCTTGTCAGTTCTGTCGCTCCTGTCGGCGTAAATCTTCTTTGGAGAAAATTCGATAAGTTGACTATTGCCCGATCTACTGCATCTCCCGCTTCTGTTCCCCCTGGTTTTACGGTGAATGTTGCGTAAACGTTCAGGGCAATATTTTTTCGCTTTTTCTGTCTTGTTAGTTGTTGGAGCCGAGATACACACCCCCAATCTAAAAACTCACTTTCATCATTTACTGGATTACTTAAACGATGGCGAAAATTTTCTATTACCTCCTCTTCATTGCAAAACGAACTCCAGCGAAATGTATAGCGTTCCCCTTGAGCGAATTCTTTACAACCATTCTCGAATGCTTGGGCGATCGCTTCTACTTGTTCATCTGAATTAAATAATGGGTGAATGCCCCTACAGCTATAACCAAATACTAGCTGCAAAGTATTGTTAGTATCGCCTATCTGCTTTTTACTTAGCAAATAAGCCCCTATTGTATATCCTCCTTTCTTCAATCTCACTAAGGTAGTCAGGTCTAGCAAGTCTTCAAAAGGATTTAATTTTTGGCTTTTAGTTTTACCTTTTTTTAATGCCATAACCTAACTTTTTTGTCTCGGCTTTTCTCTTCTCTATCGGGGAAGTATACTTTATATACCCTCGTGTCCAAAATGGCACATTAGGAAAAATTCTCGACCAAAATAAATATGGTCTTTTTCCCGATAAAATTATGGCTGTCACAGCGAACCAAATGCCAACTAGAATGCTCCATATCATTCCCACACCTAGTGGGAATGCTAAGAAAAATCCTAATCCAAATGACAACATAGAAATCGCAAATTGGAATCCCGTAAAAATTCCAATTTGGGCATTCTTTCCTAATGATTGATTAACTGGCTTAATTTCTTTCTGTCTCATTTAACAAGCTGCTGTCACATTCGCAAACAGAATATTTTGCGCGATAAACAGCACCAAGGTGATGAAAAATATCCCAATCGGTTGTTGCACCATCTGGGTTACTTCTTGTCCTTCCCCTAGAGCATTCGCTACTTTCACCCCAGAAGCTACAAAATACACAAATAGCATTACGGTTATTGCCGCATTTATTACTCCAGGAAGCGCGCTTATTGCGGCATTGGCAGTCCCCGCAGATGCACCACCAAACATACAGGTCAGCGCTACCTGTGCTGGGTCAAACAATCCGAATGCGTGGGCTGGCATTGTTTGTAATACCATAATCAATGCTGTGCCAACTGCATAAATATGATGCTGGTATTTCCGGACTAATCTACCTAAAGCTTTTGCCAAAATTTGAGTATTAGATGCCAAGTTAATTCCTCCTTTTATCTATTGCTTTTTTAGAACCAAAATTTAACAAAACAGAATACATACGTCAGTCGCCAGAATGGGCTAAACGCCCTGCTACCGCGAACGCTTAGAGCGAGTCATCGTTCGCTTTTAGCGTGTCGTAGAGAGCGTCATTTTGAATTGACTTTCTTTTTGATGCTCTTTTTTTAAATTCGTCCTCTATCTCAGCTAAAGTATGTTCTCTGGCCAGCGAACGAATTTCTTGAAGTACCGGGATATGGTATTCGCGTAATTTCGCATAACCATTTATTCCCCCCGTTTTTGGATGGGTGAATCTCAAGAAATCAGGCTCATATTTGCGAGCAATATTGATGTATTCATGTAGTTGCCTTGCTGTAACTGGTGGAATCATTCTAGAAGCAACTTGCGGTCTTGTTAATTCTTCTTTATACGGACAGGAAAAACCTCCCGCTTTCATTTGTTCCGCGAATCTCTTAGAATTTACAAATATAAAAATACCCGCTTTTAACTAGGCGGGCAAGTCTCAAATGCAACTACAAACGAAAAATTTTTTCAACTAATTTCTTAGGTGTTTTGCAAGCCTACACTGTACTGTACTCAGTCAGTATAGGTAGTTGACAGACAAGAATTTAGCTTCTTACCTTGACTTGACCATTTCTCATCTAAAAGACTGCACGCTATGTGAACAACGTTTTGAGGGTTTCGCTTAAACTTTCCTTTCATTCCCCAGCAGCGAACAGTATAGTCACTTTCGTATCCGAGGACAGATGCAAGTTGTTGATAGCTTAATTCCCACTTTTTCTTAAACTCTATTGGGTGCATAGTATTTATTTAGATACTTGCATGATTATTCTCTATTTATAACATAAATTATTTAGTAATTGTCGCTATTTTACATTTTTAAATACTTAAAAATATGAGATTTGTTTATCTTAATTTTCTTATAAATTTTATTAGTTTTTATTAGCTTAATTCTCTTATTTTATCAGGAACAGGGAATAGAGAAAACTATTCCCTGTTCCCTGTTCCCTCTTTAATTCGCCAGCTTTAATTCTTCGCGCCCTTTCGAGTTCACCATCTTCATCAAGTGCTGATTGAGATAGCTTTGAGCCGAGAGGTAGAGACTATCCCAAATCTCTGGATTGCGACAGATTTTGCTTCCTACTGTATTTCCTGCCAATTTCTCCGACACCAAGTATTTCTTGTAATAGTTAGTCCACAAATGTTGCAGGAAATTTTCAGCAAACTCCTCAAACGGTATTATCCAGTTGTACTCTTCATCCAAAAACACCCGATAGGATGCAATAATTGGCAGCGCAATATCCGCCGGCGCACTAAACCCAAACGAATATCTACTGTCAGGTAGAAGCGTATTTTTGCGTGTATCTATTGATGCTAAGTCGTTCACTCCCTTTCTTCTGGGGTTCGTGATATGCTCTTGTATAATTTGAAATAGGCGTTGCTCTAACCACAAAGCTTTGGGCAGTAGCGGTAATAGCTTAGTCAATCTTTCTGTTTCCGCCTCACTCAAGCTGGGTGTGTTGCTCACCGGAGGGTGCTTGGCTCTCTTGTTAGCTTCGGGATTGTATCTGTTTCTGTCCAGGCAGTTTATTAATTTGATTAGATGATTGACATTACACTGCGGATTTTTGGGAGTGCCACTTTGGTTTTGATAGTAGGCGATGCGGAATTTTGTTTCTTGTTCGCGCTCTAGTTTCACTAAAAATTGCTTGATGAAGTTATAGTCACCTCTAGCATTTACTTTGGAGCGAGAATCTACCGGGGCTGTTGTATTTGAAGCCAATGCTATATCTTTGGCTTCATCTTCCGTTAGTCCAATGTGGATTGTTACTTTGACCCTCGCTTTTGTCAGGTCATAATTGTAAATTCTCGCTTGCTCAAAAGCTAAAACTGTATGCCCTCCATTAATAATGCCGTCGCTACCACCTTCACAAGCTTCTAGTACCTCTAGTTCTAGTTCAGTTTTGTTTTTGCTAGGCTTCACCTTGTTTGCACATAGAACTATCCCGCTATGTCGCTCAAAGAATTTTTCGGGTTGAGTCGTCACTGAGTCAAATATTTGTCTGTATGTCGCACTTTTCTTGTTTGGTTCTCTAATGTTTGGTTCTAAAGGTAAGTCTGTTGGAAAAGTATCTACATGGGCAGTTGCAATCATGCAGTGAGCATTGGCACTGACATAGTTGTCTATTTTCAACCGATAAATTTTTGGCATATTTTATTCTTCAACAGCATACACAATTATAATGAATCATCTAGACTGACCTGTACTCAATCTGTGTAGGCGAATGGCGTTTTCATACTGCCAAAACTTCCTTCAAAACATCACACCCATACCTGGCGCAAGTGATCAAGGTTTCAGAAACCTCTTCATTTAGTCTATATGTGACTTACACCATTACACGTAGTATCAGTTGAGTGTAAAGTTGAACTACAGGACATTCGAGAAAGCGGAAAACGCACTGAAATCAGAGCCTTTGATTTTTGGTTTTCACCCGCTGATACAATTCTTCCATTGTTTCAATAAAAGAAGCATCATTATGCCAAAAATCAGGAAAATCTCCTTGTTTCTTAATCAAAATTGCTGACACACTACTGACAGTCGGCACCTCGATAGTTTGTGGCAATCGCTTTGTACCTAACCAAAACTCCCTAACATTTGGCATTTGGCTAAGAGATTGCTTTTCTATCTTCGTATACAGCGAACTAGAAAGTTCTAAAGGCATTTCCTTAGCATTCAGTTCCTCCGACAAAGCTTTTCCTAAAGGAGAATCAGCTAATTTGGCTTGAAGTTCTGCTTTCGATAATCCCCGCAGTTCAAATAACAACCAGGGGTTATTATCTAATTGAGAAGCCACTAAATAGTAAACTCCAGCAATGTGCTTACAAGGATTAGCATAATCTGGACAAGAGCATTTAGTTTTAAAATCCTTACTACTATGGGGCAATAAATGCAATCCTAAAGTAGAGAAAGTATCTTCAATATTTTCTGGGACTTCATTTAGTATTAGTCGAGAAATGGTACTAGCTTTAGAAGAAAGCTTTTGGATAGCTTCATTCCAACGTGTTTTAGCAATAGGTGTAATCTCAATTTCTATATTATAAGTTGGTTCTTTGTAGACTCCAAAATAGGGATTAACCGAACCTCTGACTTTCGCAGTAATTTTATTTAAGTCAATCTCAAAACTTTTAACTTTACCTCCACTAGCATAAGAACGTCCTCTTTTAAGTCGGTTATCATCTGTAAAAGCTTCTAGTGCTTGAATAAAGCGATCGCCCCACCAAGTTCGACTAAATTTAGCCATAATATCTACTCCAAAATTGCACTCTTATTCAATGAAATTAACTGTTTAAAAGCTTCATTATTTAATTCTGTGAGCCAAGATTCATCACTACCAACAACAGCATTAGAGAGTTTTTTCTTATCTTCAATCATTTGGTCAATTCTCTCTTCTAGAGTCCCAATGGCAACAAATTTATGCACAAAGACATTCTTTTTCTGTCCAATACGGAAAGCACGGTCAGTTGCTTGGTCTTCAACTGCTGGGTTCCACCAACGGTCAAAGTGAAAAACATGATTGGCTTTCGTCAGGGTGATACCTACACCCCCTGCTTTCAAGGAAAGGATAAAAACTGATGGTTCTGTATTAGGGTCTTGAAATTCGGTAATCATTTGTTCCCGACGTGGGCGACTGGTACCACCATGCAAGTAGTAAGTATTGCAATGCAGACTATGTTTGAGATGTTTTTCAATTTTTTCACCCACTTCCGTAAATTGACTAAAAATAAGTAAACTTTCTCCTTCAGAAACTGCCTCCTCAACCATCTCTGCTAAACGACTGAGTTTGTGAGATCTCAGGGGTGAAAATTCACTGCCATCTTGCAAAAACTGTGCTGGATGATTACAAATCTGCTTCAATTTCATCAGGGTGGAAAGAATCAATCCTTTGCGTTGAATTCCCTCTACTGCTTCTAATTGTTTTTCTACATCCTTGACAACCACTTCATAAAGCGATGCTTGTTCTTGAGTCAGGTTGGTGTAGAGTTTTTGTTCAACTTTATCTGGCAAGTCATTGATAATAGATTGGTCAGTTTTTAACCTTCGCAAAATTAGAGGTTCTACCAGTTTTTTCAAGGTAGCTGATTTTACGCGGTCATTGTCTTTTTGAATTGGAGTCTCGAAGATTTTACGAAACTGGGCTTCTTTGCCCAAGTAACCAGGATTGAGAAAGTTAAAAATTGACCACAAATCCAGTAAGCGGTTTTCTACAGGAGTACCAGTCAATGCCAGTCGGTGTTTAGCTCTTAGTTTGAGAATAGCTTTAGTTTGGGCAGCTTTGGGATTTTTAATATTTTGTGCCTCATCCAGTACTAAACGTTGCCACTCAATACTGCTCAATAGCTTTTCATCTTTGCGAACTAGAGTAAATGAGCTAATGACTACATCGTTTTGTTGACAAGCAGCTTGAAAATCAGCCAGATTTTGCAGGCGATCGCTACCATGATGCACTATGGTTTTTAAATGAGGCGCAAATTTGGCAATTTCCTTCTGCCAGTTGCCAACAACAGAAGTAGGGGCAATTAATAGTGTGGGTAAGGGAGATAAGGAAGTAATTTCTTCCCCTGCTCCAAGAGCTTCGTACAACTCCTTCTCCTGCACTAATCGGGCAATCACCTGCACGGATTTACCTAAACCCATATCGTCTGCCAAACAGCCATTTAATCCCAAATGTTCCAGATATTGTAGCCAGGAAACACCACGCTTTTGATATTCTCGGAGCGTACCTTGCAGATTTAGCTGTTCAGAAATCGGCTCTAAGCGACTTTTATCTTGCAGGTTCGCTATCATCTCTGACAAAGCTTTGTCATGTTCAATTTCCCAGTCTTCTCCAGCTTCGGCACTGCGCTGCAGAAACTCCAGCAAGTTCATCTGGGGTTGTTCCTCGCCGTGGGACTGCCAGAATTCGAGTAGTTGCTGCATTTTATCCCGGTCTAATTCCATCCATTGACCGCGAAAATGAACCAGAGGAGTTTTAGCATTAATCAGTTGTTCCCACTCCTGTGGTGTGACAGCTTGCTCTCCAATTGCTAACTCATACTGATATTCCACCAGTGAATCTAAGCCGAAATAGCTTTTTGTTTCTCCTTTAGTTGCAGCAAGTTTGCGACCCGATGCTTTGAGGCGAATTTTGGCGCGACGACGACCTGCGGGAGTATACCAAGTAGGTACAATTACTTTGAATCCTGAATCTTCTAACACCCAAGCACTTTCTTGAAGGAAGTCAAATGCTTCTTCTAAGGTAAGTTGCATTGCGATTGGACTCGCTGTTTCCAACCCTTGCCACAGTTTGGGATACATCCGGGCTGCATACCCCAAATTCAGCAGTAAATTTGTTTCAAAATCTTTGCCAAAATCTTTATGTACACCAGTTTTGGTTTTTTGATTCATTGTCCAGTAGTCTGCTAACGCCAACTTCAAGGATGGGTCTTGTTTACTAGCTACTAGAAATTGAATTTGCCAATTGTCTATTTGTTCGTCAGAAGGAGAGTGTAACTGGAAGCACAGATGAAAAGGTGAATCAGCTTGAGTGCGGGTAATTTTGGTTTTCCACACCAACCATTGCCGATATTCTGACAGGGCAGTATTTATTGTTAGTGGGTTATGCTGACGAGGATAAAAGCAAGATTCAATGAGAGAATCAGCAATTTGTTTGTCAAAAGCGGCTGTAGATGGAGTGTGAGTCACTAAATCGTCAAGTACAAATTCCGAAAAGTGACGCAATAGTGTTTCTTTGTCAAAAAACTCAATCTGATTGCTAGTTGTTGCTGCACCTGCCACACAAATCAGTGGCATATATTCAATATATTTAGCAATATTTTGTTCATATTGCTCAGAAATAATTGCCCAGGTGGCATAAATTTCAAATGCTGCTTGCTCAGTCTGTTTTTTGCCTTTTTTCTTGGGATTTTCGCTTGCTAACTGCCGATATTTTAGTGCAGGAATAAATTGGTCTTTGAGGATTATTTGTTTAAAACTTTGAGTGTAATGATACCAAAAGAATAAATCTGAACCAATTTGAAACTTCTCGGCATTATGTATTGCTAAAAAATGGATATCTTTGAGGAGCTTGATAATATTAAGTGTTGTTTCATTCTTGACAGTTACCACTGTTTCATAACAATCTACTTGCCAATATTGAAATTCTTCGTAGCTGTCGGTCAACTCAATCTCTAAGTACTTGATTAATTCTGGTGAAGGTAGAGGTTGATTATTCGCAGTTGGTAAAGCAAAGTATTTTGCAGATACGCGCTGGCTTAATTGGGAAGATGGTTCTTTGATTCCCAATTCTTGGACTAAAAAGTTGATTAACTCGTCTTTTGCTAGATGTCCCGGATGAATTTGTTGACTATTGGTGTGAGTTTTTGGGAATACAGGAGTTTCTACCCACAAGTAAAAAGACCCTGACTGAATAAAGTCAGTTTCCTCGTTTGCTATCCAGGTGCCATGAAGTATTCTCATGCTTCCAATACTGCGTTAGCATCATCATAGTCTACATTAGCTAAATTATCAGATCCAAAGACCCGCGATCGCTTATGCAAGTTATATTTGATCTGCCTGATGATGTTGTTTCTCAGCTATACCCCCTGGAGGACAAGCTGCCACAAATATTAGAGTTGGGGTTACGAGAACTTAATGCCATCACCCAGAGCGAATTTTCAGGTGTAGCTGAAGTTCTGGAATTTCTAGCCAACCTCCCCACTCCCGAAGCCATTATTGCCCTACGTCCCTCACTCGCTCTACAAGCTCAGATATCTGCCCTGCTTGAGAAAAATCGGACGGTGGGTTTGACTCCTACCGAAGAGCAGCTATGGCAAAGCTATCAATACCTGGAGCATGTTGTGAGAATGGCAAAAGCCAGAGCATTCGTCAAACTCCAAGAAATTGACGGGGAATGAGTACAACCTATATCCCTGTAGCTCTGCGAAAACAAGTTTATAACCGGGGAAAAGGCTGCTGTGAGTATTGCCTGATTCCTGATATCACCACCTTTGTTTCTCACGAAATTGACCACATTATTGCTGAAAAACATGGTGGCTTGACTCAATCCGAAAACTTAGCCCTTTCCTGCACTTTATGCAACAAGCGTAAGGGAAGTGATCTTGCATCCATTGATCCAGAAACTGGGAAGATTGTGCCACTGTATCATCCTCGCCAAGACTTATGGCATGAGCATTTTCAACTCAAAGATGCTGAAATTTTACCTTTAACAGCCCAAGGTCGCGTCACAGTTAGCCTATTGCAATTGAATCGTCCTGACAGAGTTGAGGAACGTCTACTTTTTCTACAGGCTGGAATCTTCAAACCATCAGGAACACAACAAGCATAGAAAGCTTGATTTGGTGCTAGGAGCGATAGCTTCTCTACGTTCGCTGCACGAAAGTTAAGCTCCACTAATGCGTTTCCTAATCTGCGTTGCCAGCAGAAACCAGTGCTAGCGGTCAACTTATGGTTTCAATTGTTGGTTCGCGGACTAATTGAAAAATTTTCAACGTAGTTATAGGATTTCTAGCTCCTTATCGAAGTCACAAAGTCAATAGCAGAGGGGGAAGAAATATTAATCGTAGATTATATCGGATAAAAGATAAGGGTTCCTTATTTTGTCTTGGATATGGTATTATTGGTCATTGAAGTCGCAAGTCGAAGGTCGCAAGTCGCAAGTAAGAATAAACAGAAGTAAAAAGGGTAAAAGCAGTGGGTGTAAATGTAGACAGAAGCATTAGTATCACTGACAGAAGTAAAGCGTTTGCGATTAGAATTATCAAAGCTTGTAGCTTTCTTGATGAAAAACCGGGTGTTTGCCGTACCCTTTCTCAGCAACTGTTACGTTCTGGTACAAGTATTGGTGCTAATGTACACGAGTCTCGTTCTGCTCAGTCTGATCGAGATTTTTTGAGATTTTTTGCACAAAATGGAAATAGCTCTTAAGGAAGGACGCGAAACTGAGTACTGGTTAGAAATTTTAATTGAATCTGAAATTGTAGAGAAATCTAAATTTTCTCCGTTACTTCAGGAAGCTAAGGAGATAGTGAGGATACTCATAGCCTCTACTCGCAAAATTAAAGATAAATTGACTGGCAATAAATTTCGTAGCAGGAAGATAGTGGTTGCAAGAGATAAACATTCTTAATTGCGACTTGCGACTTGCGACTTACGACTTCTTTAATAAATGTGGGTTGAAAGAAAGAATCGTGGTAAATAATAATTTAGTTTCTACGAAAATATATTCAAATCTGAATTATCGGTCACAAGCATCTGATACAAATATTGAAGCGGATATATATATGTTCTTTCGCCTGCGGCAACTTTCGCTGACCCAACGCTTAGAAATGTTCATGACTCATGAGCGTGGAATCAAGAAACTTTGCCTGACCGGAATTAAATTTCGGCATCGTGGAGCATCTGTGGAGAAAATTCGTCATGAGTTTATCCGTGCTTTGCTAGCAGAGAAATTTAGGGGTGATTTTCAGCCTCAAGGAAATGATGAAAAAATGTGGATTCAGGATTCTATAACCCTAGCAGCAGAGCTACACCAAATTTTTGAGTCTACTAATATTCCTTACTATGTCAGTGGTGGTGTTGCCGCTTCTTTACACGGAGAGCCACGTTCGACTCGTGATTTAGATTTGGTGATTGAAGTACAACCACAGAAAATCAATTTATTGGTGGCAACACTTGAAAGTGCGGGGTACTATTGTCCAGCAGGTGCAGTTGAGGGGTTGAAGCAAGGAAGTGAACGAATGCTAAATATTACCCATACTGAAACTATTGCTAATGCCGACTTATATCTAAGTGATGTTTCGCCGTTTTCAGTTTCCCAGATGGCGCGTCGCCAATTAATAGACTTAGAAGGAATACCTAAATTTTGGGTGGCTTCGGCAGAAGATACCATTTTACAGAAGTTGTGTTGGGGGAAGGGGAGTCAATCTGAAAAGCAGTGGCGCGATGTGCTGGGAATACTGAAGTTGCAGGCAGAAACTCTGGACTACACATACTTGACACAATGGGCAGAAAGTTTGGATTTGATTGATGATTTCTCTCAAGCATTAACCCAAGCGGGTCTATAATTATTCACTTTCTTTCTTAGGAAAATGCCATCTCCTGATAGTTTAGAAAAAGATTCCTTACCACCAATTAAACTCATACCACTCGAAAATGATCCGGCGGCATCTGACAAGAGTGCTACAAAACTCAGTAGCAGATCCAAAAAGATAACAGCACCCATTGATATTCGGCTTGTCAAAGTACTGGAGTTTTTACGCAGTACCAATCTTGCGCCGAACAGTCGCAAAATGTATGAACGCGAACTCAAGCGATTTTTGGCATGGACGCAACTGCACTATCATGAGTTACGCCCACGTCACCTGGGGTTATACAAGGAATATCTGCGCGATGAAGTAAAAACTGATTCAGGAAAACCCCTATCAAAAAGCAGTATCAATGCTGGGGTTGCTGCGCTCAAAAGCTTCTTTAAATGGATGTGCTACACGTATCCAGACATCATTGCTACTAACCCCACACTGGGGATAAAGCTAGAAAAAGTACCATTGCCACCAGCCCAAAGTCTAACTGACGAACAGATGGAGCGAGTTTGGTCAGCATTAGAATTGCTGGGCGAAACAAGGCAACGGGATACAGCGCTCGTCCACATTCTCAGTCATGGACTCCGCGCTGGGGAAATTATACAGTTAAATGTCGGCTCTTTTGATGGCAAGCTGCTGTTTTTACCTGATACCAAAACTAATGAACCGCGCTTAGTGCCATTG
This region includes:
- a CDS encoding site-specific integrase, whose amino-acid sequence is MPSPDSLEKDSLPPIKLIPLENDPAASDKSATKLSSRSKKITAPIDIRLVKVLEFLRSTNLAPNSRKMYERELKRFLAWTQLHYHELRPRHLGLYKEYLRDEVKTDSGKPLSKSSINAGVAALKSFFKWMCYTYPDIIATNPTLGIKLEKVPLPPAQSLTDEQMERVWSALELLGETRQRDTALVHILSHGLRAGEIIQLNVGSFDGKLLFLPDTKTNEPRLVPLRKESRDVLQEYLRSRSCQGEELNSLTPLMISYHASYKGERLSYHGIYFAVEKIGELAGIVDLHPHQFRHTYATDLLLLGVDPSHARKLTGHQSEKAFRRYTLRSEQEAAIAAYYRAIGEEEAE